A single Bacillus sp. HMF5848 DNA region contains:
- a CDS encoding glutaredoxin domain-containing protein yields the protein MNSVKVYTTTRCPYCVMLKNYLASQNIAFEEVNLERKPEYIQKLMQTTGQMGVPQTEINGKWVIGYDPETITSFLN from the coding sequence ATGAATAGTGTAAAAGTATACACAACTACTCGCTGTCCTTATTGTGTTATGTTAAAGAATTATTTAGCATCACAAAATATTGCGTTTGAAGAGGTTAACTTAGAAAGAAAGCCAGAGTACATTCAAAAGTTAATGCAAACAACAGGTCAAATGGGAGTACCTCAAACTGAAATAAATGGTAAATGGGTCATTGGATATGATCCAGAGACAATAACAAGTTTTTTAAATTAA
- a CDS encoding SIMPL domain-containing protein, translating into MQYYRFQSPQNINERKEIRTIQVQGEGTIYAAPNEATIVLGVETENISLQTAQTENAALMNKVLQALQSIGITQEQVQTIDFRINPQYDFEDGKQQFRGYKVTHIVQIRTSQLTRVGHIVDTAVQNGANIVRDVSFSITDSTNLYQYALKKALEQATVKATTIANFYGVPLSNTPTVVKEEYEQGAAPIPRAFAQAEATPIQPGQIGITARVLVEY; encoded by the coding sequence ATGCAATACTACAGATTTCAATCCCCTCAAAACATAAACGAGCGTAAAGAAATACGCACGATTCAAGTGCAAGGTGAAGGAACTATATATGCGGCTCCAAATGAAGCAACCATTGTACTTGGAGTAGAAACGGAGAATATAAGTTTACAGACAGCACAGACAGAAAATGCGGCTTTAATGAATAAAGTTCTACAAGCTTTACAATCAATCGGAATCACTCAAGAACAAGTACAAACGATAGATTTTCGAATCAACCCACAATATGACTTTGAGGATGGTAAGCAACAATTTCGCGGGTATAAAGTAACTCATATTGTTCAAATTCGAACTTCTCAGTTAACTCGTGTGGGCCACATAGTAGATACAGCGGTTCAAAACGGAGCAAATATTGTCCGTGATGTTTCCTTCTCTATCACTGATTCTACAAACCTATATCAATATGCTCTCAAAAAGGCACTTGAGCAAGCTACTGTCAAAGCTACCACCATTGCTAATTTTTACGGTGTACCTTTATCAAATACACCCACTGTTGTAAAAGAAGAATATGAACAAGGAGCTGCTCCCATACCAAGAGCTTTCGCACAAGCAGAAGCAACGCCGATTCAGCCTGGGCAAATTGGTATTACAGCTAGAGTATTGGTGGAGTATTGA
- a CDS encoding aspartyl-phosphate phosphatase Spo0E family protein codes for MKKTCSHLEAEIRKARERLIETGLREGLTSRKTLKFSRYLDKLINYKMKKRYDF; via the coding sequence ATGAAAAAAACTTGTAGTCATTTAGAAGCGGAGATTAGAAAAGCCCGTGAAAGATTAATTGAAACTGGTCTTAGGGAAGGGTTAACATCAAGAAAAACGCTAAAATTTAGTCGGTATTTAGATAAATTAATTAATTACAAAATGAAGAAAAGATATGATTTTTAA
- a CDS encoding DUF3891 family protein, with protein sequence MILYETDTSYVMTEQHLHALVSGDIAKHWDDQLFEGIANKTDVIFAISEHDRGWIEVDASPLWHDTKQMPYTFQDFPLSIKLIFYKKGIDEVQEKSAYAALLCSLHYSSFFKGMHDGERITQFVETEQKRQKKIIEHLKLHTSQKRDELSFHYKLLQFCDDMSLFISIQEPGVSKQDVFPWFRNGFKQEFKTLENQTINAQWLNREIIILTPFPFKEEFEVSLPIKIVRKSEVLEKGILLAYRETPYSYRQVCIRR encoded by the coding sequence ATGATACTGTATGAAACCGACACCTCGTATGTCATGACAGAGCAGCACTTGCATGCCTTAGTGTCAGGGGATATCGCTAAACATTGGGACGATCAATTGTTTGAAGGAATAGCTAACAAAACTGATGTAATCTTTGCTATTTCGGAGCACGACAGAGGGTGGATTGAAGTAGACGCTTCACCACTATGGCATGATACAAAGCAAATGCCTTATACCTTTCAGGATTTTCCACTTTCAATAAAGCTTATCTTTTATAAAAAAGGAATAGATGAAGTACAAGAAAAAAGTGCTTATGCAGCATTGCTATGTAGTTTGCACTACTCATCATTTTTTAAAGGTATGCATGATGGCGAAAGAATAACTCAATTTGTTGAAACGGAACAAAAGAGGCAAAAAAAGATCATTGAGCATCTCAAACTTCATACGTCACAAAAAAGAGATGAGTTGAGCTTTCATTATAAATTACTTCAATTTTGCGATGATATGTCTTTATTTATAAGTATTCAAGAGCCAGGTGTTTCAAAACAAGACGTGTTCCCATGGTTTAGAAATGGATTTAAGCAAGAGTTTAAGACACTAGAAAATCAGACTATAAATGCACAATGGCTGAACAGAGAAATAATTATTTTAACTCCATTCCCTTTTAAAGAAGAATTTGAAGTCTCTCTGCCGATTAAGATAGTAAGAAAAAGTGAGGTGTTAGAAAAGGGCATTTTATTAGCGTATCGCGAGACACCTTACTCATATCGACAAGTGTGTATCAGAAGGTAA
- the manA gene encoding mannose-6-phosphate isomerase, class I — MMSEILFLQPKFQERIWGGTRLRDHFGYDIPSEQTGECWAISAHANGDCQISNGTYEGKTLSWLWENHRELFGNISGDRFPLLTKILDAKDDLSVQVHPGDDYAKEFENGELGKTECWYIIDCEEDAELIIGHHAKSKEEMTDMIASGNWQQLLRKVKIKPGDFFFIPAGTIHAIGKGTMILETQQSSDVTYRVYDYDRLQDGKPRELHIEKSIAVSTVPHEDYSNSYKVHTMEQAEVTRLVESKYFTVYKTEISGKQLFRNSHPFVLVSVLEGTGKIDGVAIDKGQHFIIPSGYEQYTIEGNVKLIVSHI; from the coding sequence ATAATGAGTGAAATATTATTTTTACAGCCGAAATTTCAAGAGCGAATTTGGGGTGGTACACGCTTACGAGACCACTTTGGATATGATATACCCAGTGAACAAACAGGGGAGTGCTGGGCAATAAGTGCACATGCGAACGGCGATTGTCAAATTTCCAACGGGACATACGAGGGTAAAACTCTTAGCTGGCTTTGGGAAAATCATCGTGAGTTATTCGGAAACATCAGTGGAGACCGCTTCCCGTTGCTTACAAAAATTCTAGATGCTAAAGACGATTTAAGTGTCCAAGTGCATCCAGGTGACGACTATGCTAAAGAATTTGAAAACGGTGAGCTAGGTAAAACAGAATGCTGGTATATTATTGACTGTGAAGAAGATGCGGAACTAATAATTGGTCATCATGCTAAGTCAAAAGAAGAGATGACAGATATGATTGCAAGCGGCAATTGGCAGCAATTGCTTCGGAAAGTGAAAATAAAGCCAGGGGATTTTTTCTTTATTCCAGCTGGTACTATTCATGCGATCGGAAAAGGAACGATGATTTTAGAAACACAGCAATCGAGTGATGTTACATATCGTGTGTATGATTACGATCGCTTACAAGACGGAAAACCGAGAGAGCTACATATCGAGAAAAGTATAGCAGTTAGTACCGTGCCTCATGAAGACTATAGTAACAGCTATAAAGTACATACAATGGAACAGGCAGAGGTTACAAGACTCGTTGAAAGTAAGTACTTTACGGTATATAAAACAGAGATCTCAGGCAAGCAGTTATTTAGAAACTCTCATCCGTTTGTGCTTGTGAGTGTTCTTGAAGGGACAGGAAAGATTGATGGTGTAGCTATAGACAAAGGTCAACATTTTATCATTCCTAGCGGCTATGAGCAGTACACTATTGAAGGTAATGTTAAGTTAATTGTATCCCATATATAG
- a CDS encoding bifunctional diguanylate cyclase/phosphodiesterase, with translation MTNHLSEIDTHIETYISLFKNNPDASYALDLAGRFTLFNESAVQLTGYTQDEVKGEHFTSLMKNDEAKVINAMFPKVISGDRRSFETTIIRKDGVHICISVTAVPIIKNGVVQGIIGIAKDMTERNSMLAELTFSRNQLQNIFDSIDICLWSIDVKTMRVFQISPACEDIFGYKQEEFLQNAQLWENTIHPEDKPIIEGCHQELLMGKTVNIEYRALHKDGHVIWVSDYIVPVFNYESNELIRLDGVIKDMTDQKEVEKQLQFMAYHDPLTELPNRRRFNEKVLEAIKYAEKHNELVGIMYLDLDRFKFINDTLGHNVGDEFLKIISKRLVQFIEGENVHATVTRQGGDEFAIVLCHVRVYSELCSFAEKLLPIITEPIHLNNNTYTITTSIGISIYPDHSTNLDGLIVRADQAMYLAKEKGKNTYQVYQTGLTDGLTRKMNIEQSLHKAIDKNELYLEYQPIVNIFDNNIIGLEALLRWNHTKLGKISPAEFIHIAEESGQIIKVGYWVLQKVVEHLNTWRQIGLPEFYVSVNISGRQLSEEYFLNTLKTILKTNTVSPESIKFEITESVAMTNVSNMMKQLNEIRNLGIDIFLDDFGTGYSSLSYLKKFPIHTVKIDQSFVRGLNQKNYNRSICKAIVSMAQSLNMNVIAEGVEEENQWLFLKEIGCGEMQGYYFSKPTPVDTIEKLFGFKD, from the coding sequence ATGACAAATCATCTATCTGAGATAGATACACATATAGAAACGTATATTTCTCTATTTAAAAATAATCCAGATGCCAGTTATGCATTGGATTTAGCTGGTCGCTTTACGCTTTTTAATGAATCAGCAGTTCAGTTAACGGGATATACTCAAGATGAGGTCAAGGGAGAACATTTTACATCATTAATGAAGAATGATGAGGCCAAAGTAATTAATGCAATGTTTCCTAAAGTAATTTCAGGTGATAGAAGAAGTTTTGAGACTACTATTATTAGAAAAGACGGCGTTCATATATGTATTAGTGTAACAGCTGTGCCTATTATAAAAAACGGTGTCGTTCAAGGAATAATTGGTATTGCCAAAGATATGACTGAAAGGAATAGTATGTTAGCAGAGCTAACATTTTCTCGTAATCAATTACAAAATATATTTGATAGCATAGATATTTGTTTATGGTCAATTGATGTTAAAACAATGCGGGTTTTTCAAATATCACCTGCTTGTGAAGATATTTTTGGTTACAAACAAGAAGAATTTTTACAAAATGCTCAATTATGGGAAAACACGATTCATCCAGAAGATAAACCAATCATAGAAGGCTGTCACCAAGAATTATTAATGGGCAAGACAGTAAATATTGAATATCGGGCTTTACATAAAGATGGACATGTCATATGGGTATCTGATTATATTGTGCCTGTGTTTAATTATGAGTCAAATGAGTTAATACGTTTAGATGGCGTTATTAAAGACATGACCGATCAAAAAGAAGTAGAAAAGCAATTACAATTCATGGCTTATCATGACCCTTTAACAGAGTTACCTAATAGAAGAAGGTTTAATGAAAAAGTACTTGAAGCAATAAAGTATGCCGAAAAGCATAATGAATTGGTCGGTATTATGTATCTTGACCTAGACAGGTTTAAGTTTATTAATGATACGTTAGGGCATAACGTAGGAGATGAGTTTCTAAAAATTATCTCGAAACGATTAGTACAATTTATCGAAGGAGAAAATGTTCATGCGACAGTGACGAGACAGGGTGGAGATGAATTTGCCATTGTTTTATGTCATGTAAGAGTATACAGCGAACTCTGTAGCTTTGCGGAGAAGCTTCTACCTATCATTACGGAGCCAATCCATTTGAACAACAATACGTATACGATTACAACAAGTATCGGGATAAGTATATATCCTGATCATTCAACAAATCTAGATGGATTAATTGTACGTGCTGATCAAGCGATGTATTTAGCCAAAGAAAAAGGAAAAAATACGTATCAAGTCTATCAAACCGGTTTAACGGATGGACTAACTCGAAAAATGAATATTGAGCAAAGTCTTCATAAGGCAATAGATAAAAATGAGCTCTACCTGGAATATCAGCCGATTGTAAACATTTTTGATAATAATATTATTGGGCTAGAAGCGTTGCTTCGTTGGAACCACACAAAGTTAGGAAAGATCTCACCTGCTGAGTTCATCCATATTGCAGAGGAATCAGGGCAAATTATCAAAGTAGGTTATTGGGTATTGCAGAAAGTTGTTGAGCACCTTAACACATGGAGACAGATTGGATTACCAGAGTTTTATGTCTCGGTTAACATTTCAGGAAGGCAGTTAAGCGAAGAGTACTTCCTTAATACTTTGAAAACTATATTAAAAACCAATACAGTAAGTCCCGAATCAATTAAGTTTGAAATTACAGAAAGTGTTGCTATGACAAATGTATCTAATATGATGAAGCAACTAAATGAGATACGTAATTTAGGTATTGATATTTTTCTCGATGATTTTGGTACAGGCTATTCATCGTTAAGCTACTTAAAAAAGTTTCCCATTCATACTGTGAAAATAGATCAATCGTTTGTCAGAGGACTAAACCAAAAAAACTATAACAGATCAATATGCAAGGCAATTGTGTCAATGGCTCAAAGCTTAAATATGAATGTTATTGCAGAGGGAGTCGAAGAGGAAAATCAGTGGTTGTTTTTAAAAGAAATTGGTTGTGGTGAAATGCAGGGTTATTATTTCAGTAAGCCTACTCCAGTCGATACAATTGAAAAATTATTTGGTTTTAAAGATTAG
- a CDS encoding ROK family protein, whose product MSLSVGIDLGGTHVRAALVDQSGKIITMIQEETEAHKGYTYVIDKMIKLAEKLIVNQTIKGIGIGAPGPLDYKTGVILSPPNLPGWEKVPIVNLIANHFNVPVYLNNDANVAALAEARIGSGRDYESVYYITVSTGIGGGFVINKQIFNGAQGYAGEIGNMILNPNGYKHSNLNKGSFESYSSGTAIGRVAAERLHMSGGAKQVFSLADEGNELAQNIIEEAVSHLAMGIANIAHTVNPAVFVLGGGVMKSEKWILEPLRQKVKEFVFPELARSIQIKPAALGGHAGVVGAAMLVP is encoded by the coding sequence GTGAGTTTATCAGTTGGAATAGATTTGGGTGGCACTCATGTTAGAGCAGCGCTTGTAGACCAATCTGGAAAAATAATAACTATGATTCAAGAGGAAACAGAAGCGCATAAAGGGTATACATATGTCATTGATAAAATGATTAAGCTAGCTGAAAAGCTAATTGTTAATCAGACAATTAAAGGAATTGGAATTGGCGCCCCTGGCCCTCTCGATTATAAAACAGGGGTGATTTTAAGTCCTCCTAACTTACCTGGGTGGGAAAAGGTTCCTATTGTGAATTTGATTGCTAACCATTTTAACGTACCTGTTTATTTAAATAACGATGCGAATGTTGCTGCCCTTGCTGAAGCGAGAATTGGTAGTGGAAGAGACTATGAAAGTGTGTACTATATCACGGTAAGCACGGGTATTGGTGGAGGATTTGTTATCAATAAGCAAATTTTCAATGGTGCGCAAGGCTATGCGGGCGAAATAGGCAACATGATTTTGAATCCAAACGGCTATAAGCATTCTAATTTGAATAAGGGCTCTTTTGAAAGTTATTCAAGCGGGACAGCTATTGGCAGAGTAGCGGCTGAAAGGTTACATATGAGTGGAGGGGCTAAGCAAGTGTTTTCACTTGCTGACGAAGGGAATGAATTAGCTCAAAACATTATTGAAGAAGCAGTATCGCATCTAGCTATGGGGATTGCCAATATTGCTCACACTGTCAATCCTGCTGTCTTTGTTCTTGGTGGAGGTGTAATGAAATCTGAGAAATGGATTCTCGAACCACTAAGACAAAAAGTAAAAGAGTTTGTATTCCCTGAGCTCGCAAGGTCTATACAGATTAAGCCTGCTGCTCTTGGAGGTCATGCTGGTGTGGTTGGAGCAGCTATGTTAGTACCGTAA
- a CDS encoding DUF421 domain-containing protein, whose product MYVSVSELLWRIGITFFMLLILTRIMGRKEISQMTFFNFVSAISIGTIAGSVVVNSSINFRNGLITLVSWTGITLLLGYIDIKSKKARKLIEGDPLIVIRNGKILEKAMKKARLDLDALNVKLREKNVFAVAEVDYAIFEIDGKLSVMKKTAQQPATKNDINMTSLTPSVVSIPTEVISDGNVNQNNLEKLNLNQGWLMQQLELAGVESINDVFYAEVQKDGSVYFDTYSDKLH is encoded by the coding sequence ATGTATGTGAGTGTATCCGAATTACTTTGGCGAATAGGAATAACTTTTTTCATGTTGTTGATACTTACAAGAATTATGGGCCGAAAAGAAATAAGTCAAATGACTTTTTTTAATTTTGTATCAGCCATTTCGATTGGAACGATAGCAGGTTCAGTGGTTGTTAACAGTTCGATAAACTTTCGGAATGGGTTGATTACGTTAGTGTCTTGGACGGGAATAACGTTATTGCTAGGATATATAGATATAAAATCAAAAAAAGCACGAAAACTAATAGAAGGTGACCCTCTTATTGTAATTCGCAACGGGAAGATTCTTGAAAAGGCTATGAAAAAAGCAAGGTTAGATCTCGACGCCTTAAATGTAAAGCTAAGAGAAAAAAATGTGTTTGCTGTTGCGGAAGTTGATTATGCTATTTTTGAAATAGATGGAAAGCTTTCAGTTATGAAAAAAACTGCTCAACAACCTGCTACGAAAAATGATATAAACATGACAAGTTTAACTCCTAGCGTTGTTTCTATTCCGACAGAAGTTATTTCAGATGGAAATGTGAATCAAAATAATTTAGAGAAGTTGAATCTCAATCAAGGCTGGCTCATGCAGCAACTGGAACTAGCAGGTGTCGAATCAATTAACGATG
- a CDS encoding alpha/beta fold hydrolase translates to MLNIGHTIKEAKTLYIDMPITDLKKYQGINPKPMDFDEYWTRALLDLENLSMQYELIPASIQNNVADCYHLYFIGVGGARIHCKFVKPKSQSTPGPGLAMFHGYSMNSGDWFDKIAYAAQGFTVLALDCRGQGGLSEDIVPVKGPTLRGHIIRGIDDPNSANMYYRQVFLDTVQTVQILMSMDGVNEDRIGVMGWSQGGALATACAALEPKVKKAIAIYPFLSDYKRAWEMDINLSAYAEIADYFRMFDPLHERENEIFTKLGYIDIQHLAERIQASVHWVTGLTDEVCPPSTQFATFNKIVSEKELLLYHEYGHENLPNIVDVCLQRLLTL, encoded by the coding sequence ATGCTTAACATTGGTCACACTATCAAGGAGGCTAAAACATTGTATATTGATATGCCAATAACCGATTTAAAAAAATATCAAGGTATTAATCCAAAACCTATGGATTTCGATGAATATTGGACTAGAGCTTTACTAGATTTAGAGAATCTATCAATGCAATATGAGTTAATCCCAGCAAGCATACAAAACAATGTGGCTGATTGTTATCACCTTTATTTTATAGGGGTGGGTGGAGCAAGGATACACTGTAAGTTCGTAAAACCAAAAAGTCAAAGCACACCTGGACCTGGGTTGGCGATGTTTCATGGTTACTCAATGAATAGCGGAGATTGGTTTGATAAAATTGCTTATGCAGCACAAGGATTTACTGTTCTGGCGTTAGATTGTCGCGGACAAGGTGGGTTGTCAGAGGACATAGTACCGGTAAAAGGACCGACATTACGTGGGCATATTATTCGTGGTATTGATGATCCGAACTCTGCCAATATGTATTATCGACAAGTGTTTCTCGATACAGTTCAAACGGTGCAAATCCTCATGTCGATGGACGGTGTGAATGAAGACCGCATTGGCGTGATGGGGTGGTCACAAGGTGGTGCTTTAGCAACAGCCTGTGCGGCCCTTGAACCTAAAGTAAAGAAAGCTATAGCTATTTATCCTTTTTTAAGTGATTATAAACGTGCGTGGGAGATGGATATCAACCTGTCAGCGTATGCAGAAATCGCAGACTACTTCCGAATGTTTGATCCATTACATGAAAGAGAAAATGAAATTTTTACTAAGCTAGGATACATAGATATTCAACATCTAGCAGAACGTATCCAAGCTAGCGTGCATTGGGTAACAGGCCTAACAGACGAAGTGTGTCCACCTTCCACTCAATTCGCTACTTTTAATAAGATAGTATCCGAAAAAGAACTACTACTATACCATGAATATGGTCATGAAAATTTACCGAATATAGTAGATGTTTGTTTACAAAGGTTGTTAACCTTGTAA